In Onychostoma macrolepis isolate SWU-2019 chromosome 12, ASM1243209v1, whole genome shotgun sequence, a single window of DNA contains:
- the g6pc1a.2 gene encoding glucose-6-phosphatase catalytic subunit 1 — MNAVMDTLHGFGVSSTQYLQTHYKDAQGWFLFVSFAADLRNTFFIFFPIWFHLKESVGIKLIWVAVIGDWLNLVFKWILFGERPYWWVHETSYYINSSTPHIEQYPMTCETGPGSPSGHAMGAAGVYYTLVTSILAIMLSKEKKSSSKGLYLRGSFWTLFWTVQVCVCLSRVFIAAHFPHQVFTGVISGMIVAEAFNRQKWIYSASLKNYFNITLFLLSFAVGLYLLLKALGVDLLWTLEKAQRWCVNPAWVHLDTTPFASLLRNMGTLFGLGLGLHSPLYTESKRSSSARVRMACIVASLSLLHLFDSIKPPTHTAALFYLLSFCKSATVPLATVSIIPYCVSGALGLQSKKQL; from the exons ATGAATGCTGTGATGGATACATTGCATGGGTTTGGAGTGAGTAGCACCCAATACCTGCAGACCCATTACAAAGACGCCCAAGGTTGGTTTCTTTTCGTCTCCTTTGCGGCAGATCTGAGGAACACCTTCTTCATCTTCTTTCCCATCTGGTTCCATCTGAAAGAGTCAGTCGGGATCAAGCTCATCTGGGTGGCTGTGATAGGAGACTGGCTCAATCTGGTCTTCAAATG GATCCTGTTTGGAGAACGTCCATACTGGTGGGTCCATGAGACTTCCTACTACATCAACAGCTCAACGCCGCATATTGAGCAGTATCCCATGACCTGTGAGACTGGTCCAG GAAGCCCGTCTGGTCATGCTATGGGCGCTGCTGGTGTTTACTACACATTGGTCACCTCAATCCTCGCCATAATGCTGAGCAAAGAGAAGAAATCCTCATCTAAGGGCCT ATACTTGCGTGGTTCATTCTGGACACTCTTCTGGACGGTCCAGGTCTGTGTTTGTCTCTCTCGGGTCTTCATTGCCGCTCATTTCCCCCATCAAGTTTTCACAGGAGTTATTTCAG GCATGATTGTTGCCGAGGCCTTCAACAGACAGAAATGGATCTACAGTGCCAGTCTAAAGAATTACTTCAACATCACGCTGTTCCTGCTCTCTTTTGCGGTGGGCTTATACCTGCTCCTCAAAGCTCTGGGTGTGGATCTGCTGTGGACGCTTGAGAAAGCCCAGCGGTGGTGCGTCAATCCAGCCTGGGTCCATTTGGACACCACGCCGTTCGCCAGCCTGTTGAGGAACATGGGCACCCTGTTCGGTCTGGGACTCGGCCTTCACTCCCCGCTGTACACGGAAAGCAAGAGGAGCAGCAGCGCTCGAGTCAGGATGGCCTGTATCGTCGCCTCTCTGTCTCTGCTGCATCTCTTCGATTCCATCAAGCCTCCCACACACACGGCTGCCCTCTTCTACCTGCTGTCTTTCTGCAAGAGCGCCACCGTTCCCCTCGCCACGGTCAGTATCATCCCGTACTGCGTGTCCGGAGCCCTTGGTttacaaagcaaaaaacagCTTTAA
- the aarsd1 gene encoding alanyl-tRNA editing protein Aarsd1 — MAFQCQRDCYVQEFDTCVVSCVPAELTLENNGKKDKLKGFNLKLKDTILFPEGGGQPDDHGTVGGVPVLRVLRQGPEAVHFISSALEEGQEVHIKLDWERRFDHMQQHSGQHLITALADTMFGYKTTSWDLGRQRSSIELDTAAVKPGEIEALEAAVNEKIRAHIPVTVSLLSIDDPAVEKVRSRGLPDDHAGPIRIVDIEGVDANMCCGTHVSNLSHLQVIKILGTEKGKKNKTNLIFIAGNRVLRYAEKSYSIEKSLTGLLKTGADEHVDAVDKLQKTVKRLQKSNLIILREMAVLIAQNFKNKADRGNFFSLHNKDGDNEFMNIIANEIGFQDTVIFLTVGEEKGAGLFLLAGPENIVTEVGPRVSELLQGKGAGKAGRYQGKANSLVKRAEAEALLKEHSCKLIAGEE; from the exons ATGGCTTTCCAGTGTCAGAGGGACTGTTATGTGCAGGAG TTCGACACGTGTGTCGTGTCTTGCGTGCCTGCAGAATTAACCCTCGAGAATAATGGAAAGAAAGACAAGCTGAAGGGCTTTAATCTGAAACTGAAAGACACGATTCTGTTTCCAGAGGGCGGAGGACAG CCTGATGATCATGGGACGGTTGGAGGTGTCCCTGTCCTGCGAGTGTTGAGACAGGGTCCGGAGGCGGTGCATTTCATCAGCTCTGCTCTGGAGGAGGGTCAGGAGGTGCACATCAAGCTGGACTGGGAGCGACGCTTTGACCACATGCAGCAGCATTCGG GTCAACACTTGATCACAGCTTTGGCTGATACAATGTTTGGATACAAAACTACCTCTTG GGATTTGGGACGTCAGCGCAGCAGCATAGAGCTGGACACGGCCGCGGTGAAGCCTGGAGAGATCGAGGCTTTGGAGGCGGCTGTGAATGAGAAGATTCGTGCACACATTCCAGTCACTGTCAGTCTCCTGTCCATTGATGATCCTGCTGTGGAGAAG GTGAGAAGCCGAGGTCTTCCTGACGACCATGCTGGACCCATCAGGATCGTTGACATCGAGGGCGTAGATGCCAACATGTGCTGTGGGACTCATGTGTCCAACCTCAGTCACCTTCAG GTTATAAAGATTTTGGGGACTGAAAAAGGGAAGAAGAATAAAACCAACCTGATTTTCATAGCTGGCAACAGAGTGCTGAGATATGCTGAAAAGAGTTACAGCATTGAAAAATCACTGACCGGCCTTCTCAA GACAGGAGCAGATGAGCACGTTGATGCTGTGGACAAGCTACAGAAGACGGTCAAACGTCTTCAGAAG AGTAATCTAATTATCCTGAGGGAAATGGCTGTTCTGATAGCGCAGAACTTCAAAAACAAAGCGGACAGAGGAAACTTCTTCAGCTTACACAA TAAAGACGGTGATAATGAGTTCATGAACATCATCGCAAATGAAATTGGATTTCAG GACACAGTGATCTTTCTGACCGTGGGTGAGGAGAAGGGTGCAGGACTATTCTTGCTCGCAGGGCCTGAGAATATCGTCACTGAAGTGGGACCTCG GGTGTCAGAGCTGCTGCAGGGTAAAGGAGCAGGAAAGGCTGGACGTTACCAGGGTAAAGCCAACAGTCTGGTGAAGAGAGCAGAGGCTGAGGCTTTACTGAAGGAGCACAGCTGCAAACTCATCGCAGGAGAGGAATAA
- the g6pc1a.1 gene encoding glucose-6-phosphatase a, catalytic subunit, tandem duplicate 1 has translation MDLLHSWGVNLAVSLQTEYRDFENLFQWVSSVADLHTTFFVFFPIWFHLRRDVGVKLIWVAVVGDWINLVLKWVLFGERPYWWVHETKFYGPVKHPELQQFSITCETGPGSPSGHAMGSAGVGYVMVTAVLSIAATRKLPPLQYRFLQLMLWMLLGLVELLVCMSRVYLAAHFPHQVISGVISGIIVAEIFSRVQWIYSAGLRKYISVTLFLLFFAVGFYVLLKAVGVDLLWTLAKAQKWCVNPGWVLLDSTPFASLLRNMGTLFGLGLGLHLSGYNERAGRKHSRTGCTGVSLVCTGVSLVLLQLLDKMTFSSSNQLLFYSLSFCKSAVALVIPTAVVPGVICWISSKNKHEKGM, from the exons ATGGACCTGCTCCACAGCTGGGGGGTGAACCTAGCCGTCTCTTTGCAGACGGAGTACCGGGACTTTGAGAATCTGTTTCAGTGGGTCTCCTCGGTGGCGGATCTCCACACCACCTTCTTTGTGTTTTTCCCCATTTGGTTTCATCTGCGCAGAGACGTGGGTGTCAAACTCATCTGGGTGGCTGTGGTTGGAGACTGGATAAACCTCGTGCTGAAGTG GGTTCTCTTCGGTGAGAGGCCATACTGGTGGGTGCATGAGACTAAGTTTTATGGCCCTGTAAAACATCCTGAACTGCAGCAATTCTCCATCACATGTGAAACTGGACCAg GAAGCCCGTCGGGTCACGCCATGGGTTCTGCGGGTGTTGGGTATGTGATGGTTACAGCAGTGCTTTCCATTGCTGCTACAAGAAAACTACCTCCTTTACAGTATAG ATTTTTGCAGCTGATGCTCTGGATGCTTTTGGGTTTGGTGGAGTTACTGGTGTGCATGTCTAGAGTCTATCTCGCAGCCCATTTCCCACACCAAGTTATCAGTGGAGTTATTTCAG GTATAATTGTAGCAGAAATATTCTCCAGAGTGCAGTGGATCTACAGCGCAGGTCTGAGGAAGTACATCAGCGTGACTCTGTTCCTGCTCTTCTTCGCGGTGGGTTTCTATGTGCTTCTGAAAGCCGTGGGTGTGGATCTGCTGTGGACATTGGCGAAGGCCCAGAAATGGTGCGTCAATCCAGGCTGGGTCCTTTTGGATAGCACCCCCTTCGCCAGCCTGCTGAGGAACATGGGCACACTTTTTGGTCTGGGACTTGGCCTTCACTTGTCAGGCTACAATGAAAGAGCAGGCAGGAAACACAGCAGGACAGGATGCACTGGTGTGTCACTGGTGTGCACTGGTGTGTCACTGGTGTTGCTGCAGCTTCTGGATAAGATGACGTTTTCCTCAAGTAACCAGTTACTTTTCTACTCTCTGTCATTCTGCAAGAGCGCTGTGGCTTTGGTGATTCCCACTGCAGTCGTTCCTGGAGTCATAtgttggatttcatcaaaaaacaaGCATGAAAAGGGCATGTAG